A region of Moorena producens PAL-8-15-08-1 DNA encodes the following proteins:
- a CDS encoding DnaJ C-terminal domain-containing protein: MQNYRDYYEMLGVPTEASSEEIKKAYRRLARQYHPDLNPGDKTAEDKFKDIGEAYEVLSDPNRRSQYDQFSRYWQKKKFGRKAAKAATLIKNVGWNGNGRGSAQGEDYGNYRDFNTFVDQLLGRRSTRKATSTPPPGTRVSSDSAFRPGKTKTAYTVSSRLRPQPKSQPQPQPYPKPQPQDIDARLTLPLEKAYKGGRERIRLEDGRGLEIELPAGMVTGALVRLQGQGIDGGCLNLKITVSPHPFFKLEEFDVICVVPVTPAEAVLGDLIEVPTLDGRVQINVPSGVRSGQKLRLANKGYPNPEGGRGDQVVEIQIVVPTEVTEEVRELYEKLRQIDNFNPRQDLLV, from the coding sequence ATGCAAAACTATCGAGATTACTATGAAATGTTGGGTGTACCGACAGAGGCATCCAGCGAGGAAATTAAAAAGGCTTATCGGCGGTTAGCTCGACAGTATCACCCTGACCTGAATCCTGGAGATAAGACAGCAGAAGACAAGTTTAAGGATATTGGTGAGGCATATGAAGTTCTCTCTGACCCGAATCGGCGATCGCAGTACGACCAATTCAGCCGATATTGGCAGAAGAAGAAATTTGGTAGAAAAGCGGCTAAAGCTGCTACTTTGATTAAAAATGTAGGCTGGAACGGCAATGGTCGTGGTTCAGCCCAAGGAGAGGATTATGGCAATTACCGGGACTTTAACACCTTCGTTGATCAACTACTCGGACGTCGCTCTACTAGAAAGGCAACATCAACCCCACCTCCAGGGACTCGGGTAAGTTCGGACAGTGCGTTTCGACCAGGGAAAACTAAAACAGCCTACACGGTTAGTTCTCGTCTGAGACCTCAACCGAAATCCCAGCCTCAGCCTCAACCTTATCCCAAACCTCAACCTCAAGATATTGACGCTCGATTAACCCTACCTTTGGAAAAAGCCTATAAAGGGGGTCGAGAGCGAATTCGCCTAGAAGATGGACGGGGTTTAGAAATTGAGCTACCTGCTGGGATGGTAACCGGTGCCCTGGTGCGGCTCCAAGGTCAAGGTATTGATGGTGGATGTTTAAATTTAAAAATCACTGTGTCACCTCATCCCTTCTTTAAATTAGAGGAATTTGATGTGATTTGTGTAGTACCAGTAACACCTGCTGAAGCAGTATTAGGTGACTTAATAGAAGTTCCCACCTTGGATGGTAGAGTGCAAATTAATGTTCCTAGTGGGGTGAGGTCAGGACAAAAATTGCGCTTGGCCAATAAGGGTTATCCCAATCCAGAGGGGGGACGAGGGGATCAGGTAGTAGAAATTCAGATTGTTGTGCCAACCGAAGTCACTGAGGAGGTCAGAGAACTCTACGAAAAACTACGGCAAATTGATAATTTTAATCCTCGCCAGGATTTACTGGTCTAG
- a CDS encoding phosphate ABC transporter permease, with protein MLIPITREKFEQIVPVLATGLQYRYYWGKFRDFLRRLLISLIAVVVILILGLILGSGFAPFRVLFEITAGLYWLWGPVYWASMRNLKMRRYGYSGFWQGRIEDVFVTEELIGTEEQVNQRGELVIVEHRERRLNLEVEDKTGFMSQLQVPLQSLHKNISPGQIAQMLVMSNQPDLGKIAQTSDIYIPSLDIWVNDYPYLQRDVFVQVSRKLRNQERSSSRQRPRSSRRRRSY; from the coding sequence ATGCTAATTCCCATCACCCGCGAGAAGTTTGAACAAATCGTTCCCGTCCTAGCCACGGGACTCCAGTATCGCTACTACTGGGGTAAGTTTCGAGATTTTTTAAGGCGACTGTTAATTTCTCTAATCGCAGTCGTGGTGATTTTAATTTTAGGTTTGATTCTTGGTTCAGGTTTTGCTCCCTTCCGGGTATTATTCGAGATCACTGCAGGGCTTTACTGGTTGTGGGGTCCTGTATATTGGGCAAGTATGCGGAACCTGAAGATGCGCCGATATGGCTATAGCGGCTTCTGGCAAGGCCGAATCGAAGATGTATTTGTAACCGAGGAGTTGATTGGTACAGAAGAACAAGTCAATCAGCGGGGTGAGTTGGTAATTGTGGAACACCGGGAGAGACGGTTAAATCTAGAAGTAGAAGATAAAACTGGATTTATGAGTCAGCTGCAAGTTCCCCTTCAAAGCCTCCACAAAAATATTTCACCTGGACAAATTGCTCAGATGTTGGTCATGTCCAATCAGCCTGACTTAGGCAAGATTGCTCAGACCAGTGATATTTATATTCCTAGCTTAGACATTTGGGTAAATGACTATCCTTACCTGCAACGAGATGTCTTTGTCCAAGTTAGTCGTAAGTTGAGGAATCAAGAGCGCTCTTCTTCCAGACAACGTCCCCGTAGTTCTAGGCGTCGAAGATCCTATTAA
- the dapB gene encoding 4-hydroxy-tetrahydrodipicolinate reductase, translating to MSNSNPIPVVVNGAAGKMGREVIKAVSQAQDITLIGAIDTNPKYLGQDAGEVAGCEPVEIPILNDLQANLVLATQEKTQGVMVDFTHPDSIYDNIRTAIAYGIRPVVGTTGLSADQIKDLSEFAEKASTGCLIIPNFSIGMTLLQQAAVQASQYFDHVEIIELHHNQKADAPSGTAIQTAQRMAGAGKTYNPAMVEETEKLKGARGSIAEDNIRIHSVRLPGLIAHQEVMFGAPGQIYTLRHDTSDRSCYMPGVLLAIRKVTQLKGLLYGLEKIL from the coding sequence ATGTCCAATTCAAATCCCATTCCAGTAGTCGTAAACGGTGCCGCCGGAAAAATGGGTCGAGAGGTGATTAAGGCTGTATCTCAAGCCCAAGACATAACCCTAATCGGTGCCATCGATACCAATCCTAAGTATCTAGGTCAAGACGCCGGAGAAGTAGCCGGGTGCGAACCAGTTGAAATTCCCATTCTCAATGACCTGCAAGCCAATCTAGTTCTGGCTACCCAAGAAAAAACCCAAGGGGTGATGGTAGACTTTACCCACCCTGACAGCATATACGACAACATCCGAACTGCGATCGCATACGGTATCCGCCCCGTAGTTGGCACCACTGGTCTTAGCGCTGACCAAATCAAAGACCTGTCGGAATTTGCTGAAAAAGCCAGCACTGGCTGCCTAATTATCCCCAACTTCTCCATTGGTATGACATTACTGCAACAAGCAGCTGTGCAAGCCTCTCAATACTTTGACCACGTAGAAATCATCGAACTCCACCACAACCAAAAAGCCGACGCTCCCAGCGGTACTGCCATTCAAACTGCCCAACGCATGGCTGGAGCGGGTAAAACCTATAATCCGGCCATGGTGGAAGAAACCGAAAAACTAAAAGGTGCCAGGGGAAGCATTGCAGAAGACAACATTCGGATTCATAGCGTGCGTTTACCTGGCTTAATTGCTCACCAAGAAGTCATGTTCGGTGCCCCTGGTCAAATCTACACCCTACGTCACGACACCAGCGACCGTTCCTGCTATATGCCAGGAGTACTGCTCGCGATTCGCAAAGTTACCCAGCTCAAGGGTCTACTATATGGGTTAGAGAAAATCTTGTGA
- a CDS encoding STAS domain-containing protein, with product MSIVVKVVQPTGILDGTKAGDFRQEVTELVKSNADIILINFQDVTFMDSSGLGALVLALKTIRAAGSKMYICSVNEQIRMLFELTSMDRVFDIFPTREDFESEVLSTTT from the coding sequence ATGAGTATTGTTGTTAAAGTCGTTCAACCCACAGGCATTCTAGATGGTACAAAAGCTGGCGATTTTCGTCAAGAGGTTACTGAGCTGGTGAAATCTAACGCAGATATTATTTTGATTAATTTTCAAGATGTTACTTTTATGGATAGTTCTGGTTTGGGAGCGTTGGTACTTGCTCTGAAAACTATTCGTGCTGCTGGGAGCAAGATGTATATCTGCTCAGTTAATGAGCAAATCAGAATGTTATTTGAACTGACCAGCATGGACAGAGTATTTGACATCTTTCCTACACGAGAAGATTTTGAAAGCGAGGTGCTGTCTACGACGACATAA
- a CDS encoding PP2C family protein-serine/threonine phosphatase, producing the protein MNQILIIDDDPAMQMLLKRTLCHQGYEVAVASNGEEGLVQVQKLRPALVICDWIMPGMNGLDVCRQLKATPGLSTTIFILVTSRNSIEDRVEGLDAGADDFLCKPIEIAELNARVRAGLRLHQLSHDLQHQKQLLEGELAEAAEYVSSILPDRMSKPSVTIDTRFIPSRKLGGDGFDYYWLDSEHLAIYLLDAAGHGLRAALPTLSVLNLLRSRALKSINYYQPSDVLRGLNQTFQITERNDKYFTVWYGVYNQVKRQLVYASAGHPPAILIAQTHGSLMEVQRLKTPGLPVGMFPDADYIDQCCEITESSTLYIFSDGIYEIDQSNGNVWGLEPFIRLLAECKQNHNGACHLDLILKSLQAVNPKHYFDDDLSLLEINFV; encoded by the coding sequence ATGAACCAAATTCTGATTATTGATGATGATCCAGCCATGCAAATGTTACTGAAACGGACCCTTTGCCACCAGGGTTATGAGGTAGCTGTAGCTAGCAACGGCGAAGAAGGTTTGGTGCAGGTACAAAAGTTACGTCCAGCGCTAGTCATTTGCGATTGGATTATGCCCGGTATGAATGGATTGGATGTCTGTCGTCAACTCAAGGCAACACCGGGACTCTCAACCACCATATTTATTCTGGTGACATCTCGAAATTCCATTGAAGACCGGGTAGAGGGGTTAGATGCTGGAGCAGATGACTTTCTGTGTAAGCCGATCGAAATAGCAGAGTTGAACGCACGAGTCAGGGCTGGCTTGAGGTTACACCAACTCAGTCATGATTTGCAGCACCAAAAGCAGTTGTTAGAGGGAGAATTAGCAGAGGCAGCAGAGTATGTTAGTTCGATTCTTCCAGACCGGATGAGCAAACCATCGGTGACCATTGACACCCGATTTATTCCCTCCCGGAAACTGGGGGGTGATGGCTTTGACTATTATTGGCTAGACTCAGAGCATTTAGCAATTTATCTGCTGGATGCTGCTGGACATGGCTTACGAGCTGCCTTGCCCACACTTTCAGTGCTAAATTTACTCAGGTCGCGGGCTCTAAAGTCGATTAACTACTATCAACCGAGTGATGTTCTACGAGGGTTGAACCAAACCTTCCAGATTACTGAGCGAAATGATAAGTACTTCACGGTCTGGTATGGGGTATATAACCAGGTCAAGCGTCAACTGGTCTATGCTAGTGCAGGACATCCACCCGCAATATTAATTGCTCAGACCCATGGTTCCTTGATGGAAGTACAACGTCTAAAAACGCCTGGCTTACCTGTTGGTATGTTCCCAGATGCCGATTATATTGATCAATGCTGTGAAATTACTGAATCGAGCACCCTATATATATTCAGCGATGGGATTTACGAGATTGACCAATCCAATGGCAACGTTTGGGGACTTGAGCCCTTCATCAGATTGCTGGCAGAGTGTAAGCAAAATCACAATGGTGCTTGTCACTTAGATTTGATTTTGAAATCTCTGCAAGCCGTGAACCCTAAACACTATTTTGATGATGATTTATCGTTACTAGAAATCAATTTTGTATGA
- a CDS encoding ATP-binding protein — MKTSIQFPSELKALENALGWFDQFKPSYVRQKVWLQCQLALAEGFTNAVRHAHKDLPEEVSIDVEVTLFPQRLELRIWDQGPPFDLEQRLIDLKQEMNPQSGGGRGIAILHKIADHLSYTRTDDNRNCLLIVKCYQELGKRDLKTFCKENVKESRLPIVRPME; from the coding sequence TTGAAAACATCTATCCAATTTCCTAGCGAGCTTAAGGCGTTAGAAAACGCTTTGGGATGGTTTGACCAGTTCAAACCATCGTATGTTCGCCAAAAAGTCTGGTTGCAGTGCCAATTAGCTCTCGCTGAAGGATTTACCAATGCCGTTCGTCATGCTCACAAAGATTTGCCAGAAGAAGTTTCCATTGATGTCGAAGTTACTTTATTCCCCCAGCGCTTAGAGTTACGCATCTGGGATCAAGGCCCTCCCTTTGATTTAGAACAGCGCCTTATAGACCTCAAGCAGGAAATGAACCCTCAATCTGGTGGTGGACGTGGCATCGCTATACTACACAAAATCGCTGATCATCTCAGCTATACCCGTACCGATGACAACCGGAACTGTTTGTTAATTGTGAAGTGTTATCAGGAATTGGGAAAGAGGGATTTAAAAACTTTTTGTAAAGAAAATGTTAAGGAGTCTCGATTACCAATTGTCAGACCGATGGAGTAG
- a CDS encoding cytochrome P450, which produces MSKLPDGPQIPKWLQLIYWIADPLKYLEQCVERYGDTFTLRLTALGPLVMVSHPQGIQEVLTAPPSQFKSGERNQLLRPLLGKTSMTLLDGQPHQRQRKLLIPPFHGQRINSYSQLICDITQQVASQWVIGQAFTARSAMQDITIQVIMQGVFGLGHGPRYQKLKPLLTAMLDMTSSPLRSSMLFFKFLQRDLGAWSPWGKLVRPRQQIYNLLQEEINQRREQPELMGNDILSLMMSTRDENGELMSDHELQDQLMTLLFAGHETTATALAWAFYWIHRLPTVRQKLLEEIDSLGDNPDPMAIAQLPYLTAVAYETLRIYPVAFVIFARITTAPITIMGHHYQANTTLFPCPYLTHRREDLYPDSDQFKPERFLERQYSAYEYFPFGGGNRRCIGAALAMLEMKLVLAKVLSNYHLALAQDKIIKPARRGFAIAPENGVPMVMTGQRVAKDSPKPATVNSI; this is translated from the coding sequence ATGAGTAAATTACCTGATGGTCCTCAAATCCCTAAATGGTTACAGTTAATCTATTGGATTGCTGACCCTCTGAAGTATTTGGAGCAGTGTGTAGAACGCTATGGAGATACATTTACCCTACGGCTAACTGCTTTGGGACCGTTAGTCATGGTCAGCCACCCCCAAGGAATTCAGGAAGTCTTGACCGCTCCTCCTAGCCAGTTTAAATCTGGTGAACGAAATCAGTTGCTACGACCCTTGCTGGGGAAAACCTCAATGACTTTACTCGATGGTCAACCCCACCAGCGGCAGCGTAAACTCTTGATTCCTCCCTTTCATGGCCAACGAATTAATTCCTACAGTCAATTGATTTGTGATATTACCCAGCAGGTAGCGAGTCAGTGGGTAATCGGTCAAGCCTTTACTGCCCGTAGTGCCATGCAAGACATTACCATCCAGGTAATCATGCAGGGGGTTTTCGGTCTAGGTCACGGACCCCGTTACCAAAAACTGAAGCCACTGCTGACAGCCATGCTAGATATGACTAGTTCCCCCCTGCGCTCTAGTATGCTGTTTTTTAAGTTCCTGCAACGAGATTTAGGAGCTTGGAGTCCTTGGGGCAAGTTGGTGCGGCCTAGGCAGCAAATTTATAACCTTCTTCAGGAAGAGATTAATCAGCGCCGAGAGCAACCCGAGCTAATGGGCAATGACATTCTCAGTTTAATGATGTCCACTCGGGACGAAAATGGTGAGTTGATGAGTGATCACGAGTTACAAGATCAGTTGATGACTCTCTTATTTGCAGGTCATGAGACTACTGCAACCGCTTTAGCTTGGGCATTCTACTGGATTCATCGATTACCGACAGTGCGCCAAAAACTGCTAGAGGAAATTGATAGCTTAGGGGATAATCCCGACCCGATGGCCATTGCCCAACTGCCCTATCTCACAGCAGTAGCCTACGAAACCCTGCGGATTTACCCAGTGGCGTTTGTGATCTTCGCCCGCATTACCACAGCCCCAATTACCATTATGGGTCACCACTATCAGGCCAATACTACCCTTTTTCCCTGTCCCTATTTAACCCATCGTCGAGAAGACCTCTATCCAGACTCAGATCAGTTTAAACCAGAACGATTCCTTGAGCGTCAATACTCTGCCTATGAGTATTTTCCCTTTGGTGGTGGAAACCGACGCTGTATTGGTGCTGCTTTGGCGATGTTGGAAATGAAACTGGTTTTGGCTAAGGTATTGTCTAATTATCACTTAGCCCTAGCACAAGACAAAATCATTAAACCAGCTCGTCGTGGATTCGCGATTGCTCCGGAAAATGGAGTTCCGATGGTGATGACAGGTCAACGTGTTGCGAAGGATTCACCAAAGCCTGCTACCGTAAATTCTATTTAG
- a CDS encoding transketolase yields MTVGSRVSTFCQGIQYFDNTIPGFDAAFDQYGQQLGIALGQKAIASPDDPAAVFQTLLAADALRYLTLHITASKSSGHPGGFASIADGIAALVMLGYKNIITEVGHHAPGFYSNMFLDGSLEEMGIKTVEQMGERFREMHGLLGHLSGQIPGLLNPAGPLGQGQHFAMAGALLHPGVLFPVTIGDGGLGEPYVMSSFGHFSTAYPQVTNFLPILVWNGYSQEHHSMVSTKSNEEMIAYWQGNGFQEVILINAKDYDDADQPGEYVDSTEFSLQKRLAFTQGVLEATDKAAKSALSGKLTVLIVKQLKGAGVHKRGAKAHNLYPGDTLEKDYIVSALKARALPSKAWELVRTNFERSGGGPAAHTVVTEKELPLPDLGELPLEEFVIDGDKKIATTAMGTIVAHVGQKDSNFIISNADGNAASGINNINQALKIIHPTPDEIYFQGPKGQVYEPLSEDACAGLAVGLALFGARTLWCSYESFAINGLPIWQTVTQAMAELRRPTPSTITLFTAGALEQGRNGWTHQRPEIENYFAAMMRNGNIFPLFPCDANSIQVCYEWALSTKNKGITITASKSPLPVRTTFEQTRQGLQDGAVVLHETKGSKTVVFAVIGDMSLIPVFDAASNLENQGIGVRIVSVISPRRLYRPDDTAWKTCTDADGGFLDDQGFEQLFGGDGLIGVTGGTSAMLEPIMLRSTCKRDVVAWKRGETASSAGQIMAFNGLTAEALAKRATGLVKI; encoded by the coding sequence ATGACAGTTGGTAGCAGGGTTTCGACATTCTGTCAAGGAATTCAGTATTTTGACAATACCATACCGGGTTTTGATGCGGCTTTTGACCAATACGGGCAACAACTAGGGATCGCGTTGGGGCAAAAAGCGATCGCATCTCCTGATGATCCAGCAGCTGTCTTCCAGACCTTACTGGCTGCTGATGCCCTACGCTACCTAACCCTGCACATCACTGCTAGTAAATCCTCTGGTCATCCAGGGGGATTTGCCAGCATTGCGGACGGCATTGCCGCCTTGGTCATGCTGGGTTACAAAAACATTATTACTGAAGTGGGACACCATGCCCCAGGCTTCTACAGTAACATGTTTCTGGATGGCTCCCTAGAGGAGATGGGCATTAAGACTGTAGAACAGATGGGGGAACGCTTCCGAGAAATGCACGGATTGCTCGGACACCTTTCTGGTCAAATTCCCGGACTCCTCAATCCAGCTGGCCCCCTGGGACAAGGGCAACACTTTGCCATGGCCGGGGCTTTGCTTCATCCAGGAGTACTATTCCCAGTTACCATTGGGGATGGGGGCTTGGGTGAACCTTATGTAATGAGCAGTTTTGGTCACTTCTCTACGGCCTATCCCCAGGTGACTAATTTTCTGCCGATCTTAGTGTGGAATGGTTACAGCCAGGAACACCATAGTATGGTTTCCACAAAGTCCAATGAAGAAATGATTGCATACTGGCAGGGGAATGGTTTCCAAGAAGTAATCTTAATCAATGCTAAGGATTATGATGATGCTGACCAACCCGGTGAGTATGTGGATAGCACAGAGTTTTCCTTGCAGAAGCGATTGGCATTTACCCAAGGGGTTTTGGAAGCTACGGATAAAGCGGCTAAATCAGCCTTGAGTGGTAAGTTAACGGTGCTGATTGTTAAACAACTCAAAGGAGCCGGAGTCCACAAACGGGGAGCGAAAGCTCACAATCTCTACCCAGGAGATACCCTGGAAAAAGATTATATTGTTAGTGCCCTAAAAGCTCGGGCGTTGCCTTCTAAAGCTTGGGAATTAGTCAGGACAAATTTTGAGCGTTCTGGAGGAGGGCCAGCCGCCCATACTGTAGTCACAGAAAAGGAATTGCCTTTGCCAGATTTAGGTGAATTACCTTTAGAAGAATTTGTGATTGACGGAGACAAGAAAATAGCGACTACTGCCATGGGAACGATAGTTGCTCATGTGGGGCAAAAAGACTCTAATTTTATTATCTCCAATGCTGATGGCAATGCTGCTTCTGGAATTAATAATATTAACCAAGCTCTAAAAATTATCCACCCGACCCCGGATGAAATTTACTTCCAAGGCCCAAAAGGTCAGGTGTACGAACCCTTGAGTGAAGATGCTTGTGCTGGATTAGCGGTAGGGTTAGCCTTGTTTGGCGCTCGTACTCTGTGGTGTTCTTATGAATCCTTTGCTATCAATGGGTTACCCATTTGGCAAACCGTTACCCAAGCCATGGCAGAATTGCGCCGTCCTACTCCCTCTACCATTACATTATTTACCGCTGGGGCACTGGAGCAAGGACGCAATGGTTGGACTCACCAGCGTCCTGAAATTGAAAATTACTTTGCTGCTATGATGCGCAATGGCAATATTTTCCCGTTGTTTCCCTGTGATGCTAATAGTATCCAAGTCTGTTATGAGTGGGCGCTGAGTACTAAGAATAAAGGAATTACGATTACTGCCAGTAAGTCACCCTTACCGGTACGCACGACCTTTGAGCAAACCCGTCAAGGCTTGCAAGATGGTGCAGTGGTGTTGCATGAAACTAAAGGCAGTAAAACCGTTGTGTTTGCGGTGATTGGGGATATGAGCCTGATCCCAGTGTTTGATGCTGCTTCCAATTTGGAAAACCAAGGGATTGGGGTGCGGATTGTTTCGGTAATCAGTCCCCGCCGCTTGTACCGTCCTGATGATACGGCTTGGAAAACCTGTACTGACGCTGATGGCGGTTTCTTAGATGATCAGGGGTTTGAACAGCTGTTTGGTGGGGATGGGTTAATTGGTGTTACTGGTGGTACCAGTGCCATGCTCGAACCGATTATGTTACGTAGTACTTGCAAACGGGATGTGGTGGCTTGGAAGCGCGGTGAAACTGCTAGTAGTGCTGGTCAAATTATGGCGTTTAATGGCTTAACTGCTGAAGCTTTGGCCAAACGGGCCACTGGGTTAGTTAAAATTTAG
- a CDS encoding cytochrome P450 — MFQEIAAQIAFSPSLPYLSTALGITSIAGLLGWGWWQRKNTYKSLESLPCPPKHWLLGNVPQVLAAVKQKKYFQLLFDWSKQLGPIYVLWIDPPILVLSQPKVIENTILNGIKDGSLVRSKQMRQIWNDLGGAPVLLGENGTEWQWRRKAWNPEFNSSGLSKYFEIINLACEQVIARIQQDAPQTEVKVDSVFVELTMRVIFCLVLGIPVEGKSSSSEGPPLDILKAYEAMSIIGYRVLRLITGEKIWMKYLPTKASGDYWRAMSYLEGLIGPRVDLALKITEKNPTNWGQVSPMFQESMLVKIAAKEPKYTRKTLIAEAIELLAGGTDTTAHTLSFAVGELALNPRVFQKAQAVVDQCWQSNGGINTESLKKLTYISAVIKETLRLYSVASGSTSLEAKRDTVIEGNLIPRGTIISWSMLAAGRDPEVYGNPKEFLPERWLDQGKGSNSLPMITFGSGSHRCLGEHLAMVEATVMLGMLLRYFDWELVNGRSSVEQLQQNLLIYPSDGMPVRFKARDFQCIEET; from the coding sequence ATGTTCCAAGAGATTGCTGCTCAGATTGCTTTTTCCCCCTCCTTGCCCTATTTATCCACAGCCCTAGGGATTACTAGCATAGCGGGACTACTGGGCTGGGGCTGGTGGCAACGCAAAAATACTTACAAATCCCTAGAGTCACTCCCCTGTCCTCCCAAACACTGGCTATTGGGAAATGTTCCTCAGGTATTAGCAGCAGTTAAACAGAAGAAATACTTCCAATTATTGTTTGATTGGAGCAAGCAGCTAGGCCCGATTTATGTTTTATGGATCGACCCTCCAATTCTGGTTTTGAGTCAACCAAAGGTGATAGAAAACACCATTCTGAATGGCATCAAAGATGGCAGCTTGGTTAGGTCTAAGCAAATGCGCCAAATTTGGAACGACCTTGGTGGTGCTCCCGTTCTTCTCGGGGAAAACGGGACTGAGTGGCAGTGGCGACGGAAGGCTTGGAATCCTGAATTCAATTCTAGTGGTCTGTCCAAATACTTTGAGATTATTAACCTTGCCTGCGAACAAGTAATTGCCAGAATTCAGCAAGATGCACCGCAAACAGAGGTAAAGGTAGATTCCGTATTTGTGGAACTAACGATGAGGGTGATTTTCTGTTTAGTGCTCGGAATTCCTGTGGAGGGAAAATCCTCTAGTTCTGAAGGTCCACCCCTAGATATTCTTAAGGCTTACGAGGCGATGTCTATTATAGGATATCGGGTTCTACGGTTAATTACTGGCGAGAAGATATGGATGAAATATTTGCCCACTAAGGCTTCAGGAGATTACTGGAGAGCAATGTCATATTTAGAGGGTTTGATTGGTCCGAGAGTGGACTTAGCCTTGAAGATCACAGAAAAAAACCCGACTAATTGGGGGCAGGTAAGTCCAATGTTCCAGGAATCGATGTTAGTGAAAATAGCGGCTAAGGAACCAAAATACACTCGGAAAACACTGATAGCAGAAGCAATTGAACTCTTGGCTGGTGGTACTGATACCACAGCTCATACTTTATCCTTTGCAGTAGGAGAGTTAGCCTTAAATCCCAGGGTTTTTCAGAAAGCACAGGCTGTGGTTGACCAATGTTGGCAAAGTAATGGTGGTATTAATACAGAAAGTCTGAAAAAATTGACTTACATCAGTGCGGTTATTAAAGAAACTTTGCGCCTTTATTCCGTCGCCTCAGGTTCCACTTCCTTGGAGGCTAAACGTGACACCGTAATTGAGGGCAACTTGATTCCTCGTGGCACGATTATCTCCTGGTCAATGCTGGCTGCTGGGCGAGACCCAGAGGTCTATGGCAACCCGAAGGAATTTTTGCCAGAGCGTTGGTTAGACCAGGGCAAAGGCAGTAACTCACTTCCCATGATAACCTTTGGCTCAGGTTCTCATCGTTGCTTGGGAGAGCATCTGGCCATGGTGGAAGCAACGGTAATGCTAGGAATGCTGCTCCGTTATTTTGATTGGGAGTTGGTCAATGGTCGCTCATCTGTTGAACAGTTACAACAGAACCTTTTGATTTATCCGTCTGATGGGATGCCAGTGCGTTTTAAGGCTAGAGACTTCCAGTGTATTGAAGAAACTTAA